CCGCGAACGCAGCCGGTGGCGACCATGGCCACCGCCGCCGCCAGCGCCACGATGGCCACCGGCGCGAGTTGCAACATGAGCGCGGCGGCGAATCCGGCCACGATGGCGATCGCAATGGGCGCCTGTCGCGGACGCAGCGTAAGGCCCACGCGCTCGGTCACGACTACGAAGTCTGGGTCGTCGCTTAGCTCCGCGATTCGCGGCAGCGGTCCGAGCACCAGCAACGCATCGCCGACGCGCAACGGCATGTCATGGAGGTGGGTGCGCCGGGGCGCCCCGTCTCGCCAGATGCCCACGACGCTCAATCCGTAGCGATCCCGGAAGTTGAGCGAGGGCACCGTCTCACCCACCAGGGTGCTGCGCGGGGCCAGCGACGCCTCGGCAAACTCCACGTTTTCAGTCTGCAGCGCGGCGGCGCCCAGGGTCGATGGGCGTGGCTCGGGCAGCGCGAAACGCTCGCGCAGCCGGACGATGTCACGGTTGCGGGCGCTCATGACCAGTACGTCGCGCGCGTTCAGCGTCATTTCAGGCGCCGGCGCGATGTCCGTGCGGCCCTGCCGCTGGATGGCCACGATGGAGATGCCGAAGTCGGTGCGGATGCCGCTCTCGCGCAAGGTGAGCCCCACGAGCGGGCTGGCGGGCGGAATGGCAACTTCGTATAGGCGTTCTTCGAGCCGATAGGGCACGTGGTCTTCGCGCGCCCGCGGAAGCAATGCATCACCGGCGGCGCCTGACGCATGCCGCGGCAATATCCGGTGCCGCCCGAACACCAGCGCCAGAATTCCGGCAACCAAAATCGCCGCTCCGAACGGCGTGAAATCCAGCAGGCCGAACGGCTCGATCCCTTCCTGGACGACCACGCTGTTCACCAGCAGATTCGACGGCGTTCCCACCAGGGTGAGCACGCTGCCAAGCAGGGTGGCGTATGACAGCGGTAGCAATACGCGGGAAATCGGGATCTTGAGCTCGCGCGCGGCGGCCACCGCGGCTGGCAGGAGCACGCCGCCTGCGGCAATCGCGTTCATGAAGCCCGAGAGCAGGGCGGCGGCGAGCACCGTGAAGGCGATCAGCCGCGCCTCGCTGTTCCCGGCGAGCCGCCCGATCAAACGTCCCATCCAGTGCGCCACGCCGGTGTTCGCGAGGCCGGCGCTCATCACCATCACCGCGCCGATCGTCACGACCGCGCTGTTGGAGAACCCGCGCAGGGCCGCCTCCAAGTCGATTGCGCGACCAAGGAACAGGACCAGCAGCACGCCGATGGCCGTCACTTCGAACGGCACGCGTCCGCTGGCCAGGGCCACCACCGCAATAGCCACGACCACCAGCACGAACACGATCTCGCCGGTCATCCGAATGCCGCGCGCCGCATCCGGTGGCTAGCCCTCGTCCTCTTCCGGTGGGAGCAGCGTGGCGGCTCCCTCAACGTAGGTCGGATAGCGCAGCTCGACGCCAAGCTCCTCGCGCACCTTGGCGTTCGAGGTTGGGTAGGAGCCGGTCACCAGGCCGAACAGGCTGGAGGAGATCGAGGCCTTGGTGCGCGTCAGGCGAGTGAAGCCCTCGTGCAGCTTCACCAAACCCTGCACCAAGTGCTTGGGCGACGACCGCGGCGGACGCGCTCCGGATTGCGCGGCCAGGTAGCGCAGATACTCGCCGGCCGGGGCCGGGTGGTCGTCCACCGCCAGGTACACCTCGCCGGAGCGCCCCCGGAGCGCGACGGCCTCGAGAATCGCGGCAGCGTCCTCCACGTGGATGCGGCTGGTCGGGTGCTTGCCGCCGCCGATGAGCCGCAGGTTGCCGCCCCGTAGCGACTCAAGGGTTCCACCGTCAGGGCCATACACCGTCCCCGCCCGCACGACGCGCGCCGGAAGCCCCTCCGTTTCGTGCTGTTCCTGGAGGTATTGCTCCGTTTCGAGATTGAGCCGCCCCAGCACGGTATTTGGCGCCGGTGGCGATGTTTCGGTCAGCGTGTCCCGAGACCCTGCGCCAAACACGGCCATGGTGCTGCCGTAAACGAACGACGCGATATCGGTTCCACTCAGGGCCTCGACGACGTTCATCACGCCGCGGATGGTGCGCCGCTCCATGTCGTCCTCGCTGTCCGAGACACTGCGCATCACGTAGAAGACGTGATCGCCGTCCCGGCCGAGGTCTTCCAGCTCGTCCGGGTCGCCCACGTCGGCGAGCTCGATCGTGACGCCAAGTTCATCGAGCTCGGGGGCCGCGTCTTCGTGCTCGTCGATGCCGCGGACATCCCATCCCGCAGCCGCCAGCCGGCGCGCCAGGGCGCTGCCGGTGAAGCCGGTGATGCCGATGATGAGCCCGTTGGGCATGCGTTGCGACCGGGTGGTCAGGGCGTCTACATCGTGACGCTACGCCTCGCGCCCGTGCAAGCCACGCGGAGTCGCTAGGCTATTGCTATGGAATTCCCCTCCGGCCGCCTGAGCATTGGCGTGATATTCGGCGGACGCTCCGGCGAGCATGAGGTGTCGCTGCGGTCGGCGGCCTTTGTGATGGATTCCCTCGACCGCGCCAAGTACGACGTGGTGCCAATCGGCATTGGCAAACAGGGCGAGTGGCTGCTAGACGCCGATCCAATGCGCCAGCTCAGCGCGGCGCCCGCCGCCGACTCCGGCGCGTCGCTGCCGGTCACGCTGCCGACGGCGCATCTCCCCGCCTCGGGACGGGCGTCGGTTGGGGCGCTCGACGTGGTGTTTCCGGTACTTCACGGCACCTACGGTGAAGACGGCACGGTGCAGGGGCTGCTGGAGCTTGCCGACCTGCCCTACGTGGGCTCGGGCGTCACGGGCTCGGCCGTGGCGATGGACAAGGGCGTGGCGAAGGCGGTCTTGCGTGACCACGGTCTCTCGGTGGGTCTCTGGCACGTCGTGACCGTGTCGGCGTGGCGGGCCGACCCAGCGGCCGTGCGGGCGGAGATCGAGGCGCAGCTGACCTATCCGCTCTTCACCAAGCCCTGCAACCTGGGGAGCAGCGTGGGCGTGTCCAAGGTCCACAACGCCGGTGAACTCGACGACGCCATGGCCGCCGCGGCCGAATTCGACCGCCGCATCATCATCGAGCAGGGCGTCCCGAACGCGCGTGAGATCGAGGTCAGCATCCTCGGCAACGATCAACCCGAGGCGTCGGTATGCGGGGAAATCGTCCCGGCGACCGAGTTTTACGACTACGCCGCGAAGTACGAGGACGACCGGTCACAGGCCATCGTCCCGGCCGAGCTGCCACCGCAGCTGGCCGATCGCATTCGCGGGGACGCCGTGCGGGCGTTTCGCGCCCTGGACTGCGCCGGCTATGCGCGGGTGGATTTTCTGGTCGACGCCGAGACGCTGGCGCCGACCATAGGCGAGATCAACACCATTCCCGGCTTCACCGAGATCAGCATGTATCCCAAGCTATGGGAAGCCAGCGGCGTGCCCGCGCGGGAGCTCATGGACCGGCTGATCCGGCTGGCGCTCGAGCGCCACCAGGAACGTCGAAGCCTGCGGACGTCCTACACGTAGGCGGTCGGGGCTAGAGGCCGGTCTTCTCGCGCAGCTTGGCCACCGTAAAGCCCGGCTGCTGCGCAAATTCCTTGCGCCCGGCCTCGTAGTCCAGCACATTGCGCGCCGCTTCCGCGAGCTCGCCCGCCACTTCGTCCGGGATGACCACCACGCCGTTTTCATCGGCGTGTACGAGATCGCCCATCTTGATGGGCGTGCCGTCGATGATCACCGGATCGCCCGGCTCCAAGCTCACCGAGGTGCCGTGCGACACGGTGACGCCGCGGGCGAAGTATTGGACGCCAATCTCGCGCACCTCGGAGAGGTCGCGCACGCACCCATCGGTGACGACGGCCACGCCGCCCAGCGCCTTGAAAATGGTGGCCATGACGTCGCCGA
The genomic region above belongs to Chloroflexota bacterium and contains:
- a CDS encoding SLC13 family permease, with product MTGEIVFVLVVVAIAVVALASGRVPFEVTAIGVLLVLFLGRAIDLEAALRGFSNSAVVTIGAVMVMSAGLANTGVAHWMGRLIGRLAGNSEARLIAFTVLAAALLSGFMNAIAAGGVLLPAAVAAARELKIPISRVLLPLSYATLLGSVLTLVGTPSNLLVNSVVVQEGIEPFGLLDFTPFGAAILVAGILALVFGRHRILPRHASGAAGDALLPRAREDHVPYRLEERLYEVAIPPASPLVGLTLRESGIRTDFGISIVAIQRQGRTDIAPAPEMTLNARDVLVMSARNRDIVRLRERFALPEPRPSTLGAAALQTENVEFAEASLAPRSTLVGETVPSLNFRDRYGLSVVGIWRDGAPRRTHLHDMPLRVGDALLVLGPLPRIAELSDDPDFVVVTERVGLTLRPRQAPIAIAIVAGFAAALMLQLAPVAIVALAAAVAMVATGCVRGRETLAAVDWRAIVVIGGMLTLAEAMRQSGAAALVGESLAESLGDGGPWMLLASMLLLTAMFTHVLGNHVTAVLMAPVALSAAALVGADHRMFAMGVALAASTGFITAYAHPVNLLVMGPGNFRPRDYARAGIPIALLVLLVDFGMLALMFGAGGS
- a CDS encoding NAD-dependent epimerase/dehydratase family protein, giving the protein MPNGLIIGITGFTGSALARRLAAAGWDVRGIDEHEDAAPELDELGVTIELADVGDPDELEDLGRDGDHVFYVMRSVSDSEDDMERRTIRGVMNVVEALSGTDIASFVYGSTMAVFGAGSRDTLTETSPPAPNTVLGRLNLETEQYLQEQHETEGLPARVVRAGTVYGPDGGTLESLRGGNLRLIGGGKHPTSRIHVEDAAAILEAVALRGRSGEVYLAVDDHPAPAGEYLRYLAAQSGARPPRSSPKHLVQGLVKLHEGFTRLTRTKASISSSLFGLVTGSYPTSNAKVREELGVELRYPTYVEGAATLLPPEEDEG
- a CDS encoding D-alanine--D-alanine ligase, whose amino-acid sequence is MEFPSGRLSIGVIFGGRSGEHEVSLRSAAFVMDSLDRAKYDVVPIGIGKQGEWLLDADPMRQLSAAPAADSGASLPVTLPTAHLPASGRASVGALDVVFPVLHGTYGEDGTVQGLLELADLPYVGSGVTGSAVAMDKGVAKAVLRDHGLSVGLWHVVTVSAWRADPAAVRAEIEAQLTYPLFTKPCNLGSSVGVSKVHNAGELDDAMAAAAEFDRRIIIEQGVPNAREIEVSILGNDQPEASVCGEIVPATEFYDYAAKYEDDRSQAIVPAELPPQLADRIRGDAVRAFRALDCAGYARVDFLVDAETLAPTIGEINTIPGFTEISMYPKLWEASGVPARELMDRLIRLALERHQERRSLRTSYT
- a CDS encoding RraA family protein — protein: MAVNLTPEQLEELRQIDSATIANAIEEFNVRDRTEGYLGSDVRCLFPEIGEAVVGYAVTVKGDSTTHGRRRNPSGQMDLWELVERSPSPTILVIQDSGNNPAKSCHFGDVMATIFKALGGVAVVTDGCVRDLSEVREIGVQYFARGVTVSHGTSVSLEPGDPVIIDGTPIKMGDLVHADENGVVVIPDEVAGELAEAARNVLDYEAGRKEFAQQPGFTVAKLREKTGL